From Rutidosis leptorrhynchoides isolate AG116_Rl617_1_P2 chromosome 3, CSIRO_AGI_Rlap_v1, whole genome shotgun sequence, a single genomic window includes:
- the LOC139902780 gene encoding eukaryotic translation initiation factor 4G-like isoform X1, with product MSVNQSRGDKNEPSQYRRSGRSGNPNSPRNYSGGGGGGGKGGGGTSTTAPPSSAYSGKSFKKVVSNAQGAQGRGTGPNPNVNSYPNPSTGGRAPQNGAQVQASLGGTPDASLTGAPVKSANTSVQKSTPGLPKAPQSNVVPPSSGANAPATPIKGSGDASRAFPLQFGSISPGVMNGMQVPARTNSAPPNMDEQKRAQARLESIKATTIQNPSTVPKQQVPRKDVGPVDKPNVNEPRPTSKDKKEVPPSAPHVTPLSQKPTGPPMPSIPPVSMQMPFHQSPIHIPFGGPNPQLQSQPMPNTSLPVPHPMHISVGNPPQVPPQVFVQHHHHHQGMIHQTQGLPFGNMNMGIGLGPQYQQQQQMQQGPMGNMSFGSTRRAVKITHPETHEELQLGKRADGYLNGATSGPPRPHLHGPPQSQAVPSFPSGHPYFHNSYNASPLFIPPPGAAQNAPGSQPPRFYNQQASKQVTVKPAISSHPEKAVVDKTEISNNQKAGVEVDISGQTRKETIAGSSLPQPEKSNDTSSSPPAPIKDSTTSVNRASEAANELAVNKSGSFKEEEKQSIEKIQSIPEDKVDAQSSVVQESSTPLTVSMESNKLTSSDESASKFDTTEKGLDSAKVIGSETQSENSPKTEDPVAEKQVKEHVSDQIPDIPVSDATVVQQNEPTNDIDDKSSESVTNTVHGDQVSDLNDRLSNLDVEQVSGQQPVSLNEDSPSVSVSVPEIPPLTTEPETTGLISPSSSKIKGNNNNSTSKGKMKRRDVLKNADARGTASDLYNAYKRPEEKKETSSSENAPVESSEREVSSFVEKRGPAKFEPDDWEDAADISGPKMETGLKLKNSEEDNDGMTKKYSRDFLLKFSDHCTDLPEGFEITNDISEAFGGSGVNSGRDSYPSPGRSGGDRAVNSGARLDRRPSNIGLEDKWKQGPGPMIQPGWDPRVDMQAYLGRATHGVLRTPRGQPPGQYMGGISPGQMLMQSPGPHMQRNNADSDRWARATGYQKSPMPSPHNTPAMHKAERKYEVGKVTDEEQAKQRQLKGILNKLTPQNFEKLFEQVKQVNIDNSNTLSGVIGQIFDKALMEPTFVEMYANFCARLSMELPDFTGENKEKVTFKRLLLNKCQEEFERGVREEEEANRTEEEGEVKQTDEEREEKRVKARRRMLGNIRLIGELYKKKMLTERIMHECIKKLLGQGQGQHQNPDEEDIEALCKLMSTIGEMIDHPRAKEHMDYYFDMMLKLSNNMDLSSRLRFMLKDAIDLRKNKWQQRRKVEGPKKIEEVHRDAANERQAQSSRLSRGPSFNPGSTRRGGPMEFGPRNPSNALPLNPQMSGYRGPPQQLRSFGGQDLRFEPTTLPVPLRPMGDDNITFGPQGGLARGMSVRGQPSSIIGGPGPNGYGSVHERVGYTPREDLAARYMSERGISPRPGYDLSNMQEHNMSYGNRDMWNSGRGFDQPSPMERTRVSTPPQSGPTDNKVLSEDRLRDLSEAAIKEYYSARDEKEVAMCMKDLNAPGFYPSMISIWVNNSFERKAEERNSLTKLLINLAKSHDQILSRDSLVKGFEMVLSTLEDVVYDAPLAAEFLGHIFAKILLENVISYTEVWRMIYEGGEEKGQLVESGHAADVLGVILETIKSEKGDPFLNNLVTGSNPRLENFRPATINKKLRLDKFI from the exons TCTGGTGACGCTTCTAGGGCATTTCCGCTTCAATTTGGGTCTATTAGTCCCGGTGTTATGAATGGAATGCAG GTACCCGCTCGAACCAACTCGGCTCCACCAAATATGGATGAGCAAAAACGGGCTCAG GCTCGTCTTGAATCCATAAAAGCTACTACAATTCAAAATCCATCTACTGTTCCAAAACAACAAGTACCAAGAAAAGATGTGGGGCCCGTCGATAAACCTAACGTCAACGAGCCACGCCCAACCTCAAAAGATAAAAAAGAAGTACCACCATCAGCTCCTCACGTTACACCACTCTCTCAAAAACCTACCGGTCCACCTATGCCTTCGATTCCACCCGTATCGATGCAAATGCCATTTCACCAATCTCCAATTCATATCCCGTTCGGTGGGCCCAATCCACAATTACAATCACAGCCCATGCCCAATACATCGTTACCGGTGCCACACCCGATGCATATATCTGTCGGTAACCCACCACAAGTCCCGCCGCAAGTATTCGtccaacaccatcatcatcatcaagggatGATTCATCAAACGCAAGGTCtaccgtttggtaatatgaatATGGGTATCGGGTTAGGCCCACAATACCAACAGCAACAGCAAATGCAACAAGGTCCAATGGGAAATATGAGTTTCGGTAGTACACGTAGAGCTGTAAAGATTACTCACCCAGAGACTCATGAAGAGCTGCAGTTGGGTAAACGGGCTGACGGGTATTTAAATGGAGCGACGTCTGGGCCTCCCCGACCACACCTTCATGGACCGCCTCAGTCACAAGCGGTTCCCTCCTTCCCATCTGGTCACCCGTATTTTCATAATTCTTACAACGCTAGTCCACTTTTTATCCCGCCACCTGGCGCTGCACAGAACGCTCCTGGTTCCCAGCCACCAAGGTTTTATAATCAG CAGGCATCTAAACAAGTGACAGTTAAACCGGCGATCAGTTCGCATCCGGAAAAGGCTGTTGTTGACAAAACTGAGATTTCTAATAATCAAAAGGCGGGTGTAGAAGTTGATATCTCCGGTCAAACTCGTAAAGAGACAATTGCTGGAAGCTCTTTACCGCAACCCGAAAAGTCGAACGATACATCATCTTCTCCGCCTGCTCCGATCAAGGACTCCACGACATCTGTGAATCGTGCATCTGAAGCTGCAAATGAATTGGCGGTTAATAAATCCGGTTCTTTTAAAGAGGAAGAGAAGCAGTCCATTGAAAAGATCCAGTCAATCCCTGAAGATAAG GTTGATGCGCAATCGTCTGTTGTTCAGGAATCATCAACGCCTTTAACTGTATCTATGGAAAGCAATAAGTTAACGTCGTCTGATGAGTCTGCTTCTAAGTTTGATACCACCGAAAAGGGTCTTGACTCCGCCAAAGTTATCGGTTCCGAAACTCAATCTGAGAACTCCCCAAAAACAGAGGATCCAGTTGCTGAAAAACAAGTCAAAGAACATGTTTCCGACCAAATTCCAGATATCCCCGTTTCTGATGCAACCGTTGTACAACAAAATGAACCTACAAATGATATCGACGATAAATCATCAGAATCAGTTACCAACACGGTTCACGGTGATCAGGTTTCCGATTTGAATGACCGTTTAAGTAACCTCGACGTGGAACAAGTCAGCGGTCAACAACCAGTCTCGTTAAACGAGGACTCACCTTCTGTTTCAGTTTCTGTCCCCGAGATCCCACCTTTGACTACTGAACCCGAAACCACCGGTTTAATTTCTCCATCTTCTAGTAAGatcaagggtaataataataatagtacaagtAAGGGGAAAATGAAAAGAAGAGATGTTTTGAAAAACGCTGATGCTCGTGGGACCGCTTCCGATCTCTACAACGCTTACAAACGTCCAGAAGAAAAGAAAGAAACGTCATCGTCCGAAAACGCTCCTGTGGAGTCTTCGGAAAGAGAGGTTTCGTCTTTCGTTGAGAAACGTGGGCCCGCTAAATTCGAGCCCGATGATTGGGAGGATGCAGCAGACATTTCGGGTCCCAAAATGGAAACCGGGTTGAAACTTAAGAACAGTGAGGAAGACAATGATGGAATGACAAAAAAATATTCCAGAGACTTCCTACTGAAATTCTCGGATCACTGTACCGATCTTCCGGAAGGTTTCGAAATCACGAATGATATTTCAGAAGCGTTTGGTGGGTCGGGTGTCAATTCGGGTCGTGATTCGTATCCTAGCCCGGGTCGAAGTGGCGGTGATAGGGCGGTGAACTCGGGTGCTCGGCTAGATCGTCGACCGAGTAACATAGGGCTTGAAGATAAATGGAAACAAGGTCCGGGCCCCATGATTCAACCGGGTTGGGACCCACGAGTTGATATGCAGGCGTATTTAGGAAGAGCAACACATGGTGTGTTACGGACCCCACGTGGTCAACCACCCGGTCAATACATGGGTGGCATTTCGCCAGGTCAGATGCTAATGCAGTCCCCTGGTCCACATATGCAACGTAATAACGCTGATTCTGACAGGTGGGCCCGTGCTACTGGTTATCAAAAAAGCCCAATGCCGTCTCCTCATAATACACCAGCGATGCATAAAGCTGAACGGAAATACGAAGTCGGTAAAGTAACAGACGAGGAGCAAGCGAAACAAAGACAACTGAAAGGAATACTTAATAAGTTGACTCCGCAGAATTTCGAAAAACTGTTTGAGCAAGTTAAACAAGTCAACATCGACAATTCGAATACTTTATCTGGCGTGATTGGTCAAATCTTCGACAAGGCTTTGATGGAACCGACTTTTGTCGAAATGTACGCCAACTTTTGTGCTCGATTATCCATGGAATTACCCGATTTTACAGGTGAAAATAAGGAAAAAGTTACTTTTAAACGTTTGTTATTAAATAAATGTCAAGAGGAATTTGAACGAGGAGTTCGAGAAGAAGAAGAAGCGAATCGAACCGAAGAAGAAGGTGAAGTGAAACAAACGGACGAAGAGCGCGAGGAAAAACGGGTCAAAGCCCGAAGACGTATGCTCGGAAATATCCGATTGATCGGTGAATTATACAAGAAAAAAATGTTGACCGAAAGAATCATGCACGAGTGTATAAAGAAGTTGTTGGGTCAAGGTCAAGGTCAACATCAAAACCCCGATGAGGAAGACATCGAGGCGTTATGCAAATTAATGAGCACGATTGGGGAGATGATTGATCACCCGAGAGCTAAAGAACACATGGATTATTATTTTGATATGATGTTGAAATTATCGAATAATATGGATCTTTCTTCACGACTTAGGTTCATGTTAAAAGACGCAATTGACCTTCGAAAGAACAAGTGGCAACAAAGGAGGAAGGTTGAAGGTCCAAAAAAGATTGAAGAAGTGCATAGAGATGCTGCTAATGAACGCCAGGCTCAATCTAGTCGGTTGTCCCGTGGGCCTAGTTTTAACCCGGGTTCGACTAGACGGGGCGGTCCGATGGAATTCGGGCCGAGAAACCCGTCAAATGCTTTACCTTTGAACCCGCAAATGAGTGGTTATCGGGGCCCACCCCAACAACTTCGCAGTTTCGGTGGTCAAGATTTACGATTTGAACCAACTACTTTACCGGTTCCGTTACGACCAATGGGTGATGATAATATTACGTTTGGGCCGCAAGGTGGGTTAGCTAGAGGGATGTCGGTTAGGGGTCAACCGTCCTCTATAATTGGTGGGCCCGGGCCCAATGGTTATGGTTCGGTTCATGAACGAGTTGGTTACACACCGCGAGAGGATTTGGCGGCTAGATACATGTCGGAAAGGGGGATTTCGCCCCGACCCGGTTATGATTTGTCTAACATGCAGGAACATAACATGAGTTATGGTAATCGGGATATGTGGAATTCGGGGCGCGGGTTCGATCAGCCGTCACCGATGGAACGAACACGAGTGTCGACTCCCCCGCAAAGTGGTCCTACTGATAATAAGGTTTTGTCTGAGGATCGTTTACGTGATCTGTCTGAAGCAGCGATTAAGGAGTATTACAG TGCGCGAGATGAAAAGGAAGTTGCTATGTGCATGAAAGATCTAAATGCACCCGGTTTTTACCCATCGATGATATCCATTTGGGTCAACAATTCTTTCGAGAGGAAAGCAGAGGAACGTAATTCCCTCACCAAACTCCTCATCAATCTCGCTAAATCTCATGACCAAATCTTAAGTCGAGATTCGCTTGTTAAAGG ATTTGAAATGGTTTTATCAACATTGGAGGACGTGGTGTACGATGCACCGTTAGCAGCAGAGTTTCTCGGTCATATATTTGCAAAAATACTTCTAGAAAACGTGATATCGTATACCGAAGTATGGCGTATGATATACGAAGGCGGGGAAGAAAAAGGACAACTTGTGGAATCGGGTCATGCAGCCGATGTTCTTGGAGTCATTCTCGAGACCATTAAATCGGAAAAGGGCGACCCGTTTTTGAACAATCTGGTTACGGGTTCTAATCCTCGACTAGAGAACTTTCGTCCTGCAACTATCAATAAAAAGTTGAGGTTAGATAAGTTTATTTAG
- the LOC139902780 gene encoding eukaryotic translation initiation factor 4G-like isoform X2 has product MSVNQSRGDKNEPSQYRRSGRSGNPNSPRNYSGGGGGGGKGGGGTSTTAPPSSAYSGKSFKKVVSNAQGAQGRGTGPNPNVNSYPNPSTGGRAPQNGAQVQASLGGTPDASLTGAPVKSANTSVQKSTPGLPKAPQSNVVPPSSGANAPATPIKGSGDASRAFPLQFGSISPGVMNGMQVPARTNSAPPNMDEQKRAQARLESIKATTIQNPSTVPKQQVPRKDVGPVDKPNVNEPRPTSKDKKEVPPSAPHVTPLSQKPTGPPMPSIPPVSMQMPFHQSPIHIPFGGPNPQLQSQPMPNTSLPVPHPMHISVGNPPQVPPQVFVQHHHHHQGMIHQTQGLPFGNMNMGIGLGPQYQQQQQMQQGPMGNMSFGSTRRAVKITHPETHEELQLGKRADGYLNGATSGPPRPHLHGPPQSQAVPSFPSGHPYFHNSYNASPLFIPPPGAAQNAPGSQPPRFYNQASKQVTVKPAISSHPEKAVVDKTEISNNQKAGVEVDISGQTRKETIAGSSLPQPEKSNDTSSSPPAPIKDSTTSVNRASEAANELAVNKSGSFKEEEKQSIEKIQSIPEDKVDAQSSVVQESSTPLTVSMESNKLTSSDESASKFDTTEKGLDSAKVIGSETQSENSPKTEDPVAEKQVKEHVSDQIPDIPVSDATVVQQNEPTNDIDDKSSESVTNTVHGDQVSDLNDRLSNLDVEQVSGQQPVSLNEDSPSVSVSVPEIPPLTTEPETTGLISPSSSKIKGNNNNSTSKGKMKRRDVLKNADARGTASDLYNAYKRPEEKKETSSSENAPVESSEREVSSFVEKRGPAKFEPDDWEDAADISGPKMETGLKLKNSEEDNDGMTKKYSRDFLLKFSDHCTDLPEGFEITNDISEAFGGSGVNSGRDSYPSPGRSGGDRAVNSGARLDRRPSNIGLEDKWKQGPGPMIQPGWDPRVDMQAYLGRATHGVLRTPRGQPPGQYMGGISPGQMLMQSPGPHMQRNNADSDRWARATGYQKSPMPSPHNTPAMHKAERKYEVGKVTDEEQAKQRQLKGILNKLTPQNFEKLFEQVKQVNIDNSNTLSGVIGQIFDKALMEPTFVEMYANFCARLSMELPDFTGENKEKVTFKRLLLNKCQEEFERGVREEEEANRTEEEGEVKQTDEEREEKRVKARRRMLGNIRLIGELYKKKMLTERIMHECIKKLLGQGQGQHQNPDEEDIEALCKLMSTIGEMIDHPRAKEHMDYYFDMMLKLSNNMDLSSRLRFMLKDAIDLRKNKWQQRRKVEGPKKIEEVHRDAANERQAQSSRLSRGPSFNPGSTRRGGPMEFGPRNPSNALPLNPQMSGYRGPPQQLRSFGGQDLRFEPTTLPVPLRPMGDDNITFGPQGGLARGMSVRGQPSSIIGGPGPNGYGSVHERVGYTPREDLAARYMSERGISPRPGYDLSNMQEHNMSYGNRDMWNSGRGFDQPSPMERTRVSTPPQSGPTDNKVLSEDRLRDLSEAAIKEYYSARDEKEVAMCMKDLNAPGFYPSMISIWVNNSFERKAEERNSLTKLLINLAKSHDQILSRDSLVKGFEMVLSTLEDVVYDAPLAAEFLGHIFAKILLENVISYTEVWRMIYEGGEEKGQLVESGHAADVLGVILETIKSEKGDPFLNNLVTGSNPRLENFRPATINKKLRLDKFI; this is encoded by the exons TCTGGTGACGCTTCTAGGGCATTTCCGCTTCAATTTGGGTCTATTAGTCCCGGTGTTATGAATGGAATGCAG GTACCCGCTCGAACCAACTCGGCTCCACCAAATATGGATGAGCAAAAACGGGCTCAG GCTCGTCTTGAATCCATAAAAGCTACTACAATTCAAAATCCATCTACTGTTCCAAAACAACAAGTACCAAGAAAAGATGTGGGGCCCGTCGATAAACCTAACGTCAACGAGCCACGCCCAACCTCAAAAGATAAAAAAGAAGTACCACCATCAGCTCCTCACGTTACACCACTCTCTCAAAAACCTACCGGTCCACCTATGCCTTCGATTCCACCCGTATCGATGCAAATGCCATTTCACCAATCTCCAATTCATATCCCGTTCGGTGGGCCCAATCCACAATTACAATCACAGCCCATGCCCAATACATCGTTACCGGTGCCACACCCGATGCATATATCTGTCGGTAACCCACCACAAGTCCCGCCGCAAGTATTCGtccaacaccatcatcatcatcaagggatGATTCATCAAACGCAAGGTCtaccgtttggtaatatgaatATGGGTATCGGGTTAGGCCCACAATACCAACAGCAACAGCAAATGCAACAAGGTCCAATGGGAAATATGAGTTTCGGTAGTACACGTAGAGCTGTAAAGATTACTCACCCAGAGACTCATGAAGAGCTGCAGTTGGGTAAACGGGCTGACGGGTATTTAAATGGAGCGACGTCTGGGCCTCCCCGACCACACCTTCATGGACCGCCTCAGTCACAAGCGGTTCCCTCCTTCCCATCTGGTCACCCGTATTTTCATAATTCTTACAACGCTAGTCCACTTTTTATCCCGCCACCTGGCGCTGCACAGAACGCTCCTGGTTCCCAGCCACCAAGGTTTTATAATCAG GCATCTAAACAAGTGACAGTTAAACCGGCGATCAGTTCGCATCCGGAAAAGGCTGTTGTTGACAAAACTGAGATTTCTAATAATCAAAAGGCGGGTGTAGAAGTTGATATCTCCGGTCAAACTCGTAAAGAGACAATTGCTGGAAGCTCTTTACCGCAACCCGAAAAGTCGAACGATACATCATCTTCTCCGCCTGCTCCGATCAAGGACTCCACGACATCTGTGAATCGTGCATCTGAAGCTGCAAATGAATTGGCGGTTAATAAATCCGGTTCTTTTAAAGAGGAAGAGAAGCAGTCCATTGAAAAGATCCAGTCAATCCCTGAAGATAAG GTTGATGCGCAATCGTCTGTTGTTCAGGAATCATCAACGCCTTTAACTGTATCTATGGAAAGCAATAAGTTAACGTCGTCTGATGAGTCTGCTTCTAAGTTTGATACCACCGAAAAGGGTCTTGACTCCGCCAAAGTTATCGGTTCCGAAACTCAATCTGAGAACTCCCCAAAAACAGAGGATCCAGTTGCTGAAAAACAAGTCAAAGAACATGTTTCCGACCAAATTCCAGATATCCCCGTTTCTGATGCAACCGTTGTACAACAAAATGAACCTACAAATGATATCGACGATAAATCATCAGAATCAGTTACCAACACGGTTCACGGTGATCAGGTTTCCGATTTGAATGACCGTTTAAGTAACCTCGACGTGGAACAAGTCAGCGGTCAACAACCAGTCTCGTTAAACGAGGACTCACCTTCTGTTTCAGTTTCTGTCCCCGAGATCCCACCTTTGACTACTGAACCCGAAACCACCGGTTTAATTTCTCCATCTTCTAGTAAGatcaagggtaataataataatagtacaagtAAGGGGAAAATGAAAAGAAGAGATGTTTTGAAAAACGCTGATGCTCGTGGGACCGCTTCCGATCTCTACAACGCTTACAAACGTCCAGAAGAAAAGAAAGAAACGTCATCGTCCGAAAACGCTCCTGTGGAGTCTTCGGAAAGAGAGGTTTCGTCTTTCGTTGAGAAACGTGGGCCCGCTAAATTCGAGCCCGATGATTGGGAGGATGCAGCAGACATTTCGGGTCCCAAAATGGAAACCGGGTTGAAACTTAAGAACAGTGAGGAAGACAATGATGGAATGACAAAAAAATATTCCAGAGACTTCCTACTGAAATTCTCGGATCACTGTACCGATCTTCCGGAAGGTTTCGAAATCACGAATGATATTTCAGAAGCGTTTGGTGGGTCGGGTGTCAATTCGGGTCGTGATTCGTATCCTAGCCCGGGTCGAAGTGGCGGTGATAGGGCGGTGAACTCGGGTGCTCGGCTAGATCGTCGACCGAGTAACATAGGGCTTGAAGATAAATGGAAACAAGGTCCGGGCCCCATGATTCAACCGGGTTGGGACCCACGAGTTGATATGCAGGCGTATTTAGGAAGAGCAACACATGGTGTGTTACGGACCCCACGTGGTCAACCACCCGGTCAATACATGGGTGGCATTTCGCCAGGTCAGATGCTAATGCAGTCCCCTGGTCCACATATGCAACGTAATAACGCTGATTCTGACAGGTGGGCCCGTGCTACTGGTTATCAAAAAAGCCCAATGCCGTCTCCTCATAATACACCAGCGATGCATAAAGCTGAACGGAAATACGAAGTCGGTAAAGTAACAGACGAGGAGCAAGCGAAACAAAGACAACTGAAAGGAATACTTAATAAGTTGACTCCGCAGAATTTCGAAAAACTGTTTGAGCAAGTTAAACAAGTCAACATCGACAATTCGAATACTTTATCTGGCGTGATTGGTCAAATCTTCGACAAGGCTTTGATGGAACCGACTTTTGTCGAAATGTACGCCAACTTTTGTGCTCGATTATCCATGGAATTACCCGATTTTACAGGTGAAAATAAGGAAAAAGTTACTTTTAAACGTTTGTTATTAAATAAATGTCAAGAGGAATTTGAACGAGGAGTTCGAGAAGAAGAAGAAGCGAATCGAACCGAAGAAGAAGGTGAAGTGAAACAAACGGACGAAGAGCGCGAGGAAAAACGGGTCAAAGCCCGAAGACGTATGCTCGGAAATATCCGATTGATCGGTGAATTATACAAGAAAAAAATGTTGACCGAAAGAATCATGCACGAGTGTATAAAGAAGTTGTTGGGTCAAGGTCAAGGTCAACATCAAAACCCCGATGAGGAAGACATCGAGGCGTTATGCAAATTAATGAGCACGATTGGGGAGATGATTGATCACCCGAGAGCTAAAGAACACATGGATTATTATTTTGATATGATGTTGAAATTATCGAATAATATGGATCTTTCTTCACGACTTAGGTTCATGTTAAAAGACGCAATTGACCTTCGAAAGAACAAGTGGCAACAAAGGAGGAAGGTTGAAGGTCCAAAAAAGATTGAAGAAGTGCATAGAGATGCTGCTAATGAACGCCAGGCTCAATCTAGTCGGTTGTCCCGTGGGCCTAGTTTTAACCCGGGTTCGACTAGACGGGGCGGTCCGATGGAATTCGGGCCGAGAAACCCGTCAAATGCTTTACCTTTGAACCCGCAAATGAGTGGTTATCGGGGCCCACCCCAACAACTTCGCAGTTTCGGTGGTCAAGATTTACGATTTGAACCAACTACTTTACCGGTTCCGTTACGACCAATGGGTGATGATAATATTACGTTTGGGCCGCAAGGTGGGTTAGCTAGAGGGATGTCGGTTAGGGGTCAACCGTCCTCTATAATTGGTGGGCCCGGGCCCAATGGTTATGGTTCGGTTCATGAACGAGTTGGTTACACACCGCGAGAGGATTTGGCGGCTAGATACATGTCGGAAAGGGGGATTTCGCCCCGACCCGGTTATGATTTGTCTAACATGCAGGAACATAACATGAGTTATGGTAATCGGGATATGTGGAATTCGGGGCGCGGGTTCGATCAGCCGTCACCGATGGAACGAACACGAGTGTCGACTCCCCCGCAAAGTGGTCCTACTGATAATAAGGTTTTGTCTGAGGATCGTTTACGTGATCTGTCTGAAGCAGCGATTAAGGAGTATTACAG TGCGCGAGATGAAAAGGAAGTTGCTATGTGCATGAAAGATCTAAATGCACCCGGTTTTTACCCATCGATGATATCCATTTGGGTCAACAATTCTTTCGAGAGGAAAGCAGAGGAACGTAATTCCCTCACCAAACTCCTCATCAATCTCGCTAAATCTCATGACCAAATCTTAAGTCGAGATTCGCTTGTTAAAGG ATTTGAAATGGTTTTATCAACATTGGAGGACGTGGTGTACGATGCACCGTTAGCAGCAGAGTTTCTCGGTCATATATTTGCAAAAATACTTCTAGAAAACGTGATATCGTATACCGAAGTATGGCGTATGATATACGAAGGCGGGGAAGAAAAAGGACAACTTGTGGAATCGGGTCATGCAGCCGATGTTCTTGGAGTCATTCTCGAGACCATTAAATCGGAAAAGGGCGACCCGTTTTTGAACAATCTGGTTACGGGTTCTAATCCTCGACTAGAGAACTTTCGTCCTGCAACTATCAATAAAAAGTTGAGGTTAGATAAGTTTATTTAG